The genomic stretch CCAAATTATCCTTTACAACTTTTTTCACTACCACTATAATTTGGACACTTGGCTAATTAACAAATTGTAATTGTACTACATTTAGggttggaaatgagtcgagtcgaactcgtcTCAACTCAGTTTGACTCGCTAAGAATTGGCTGAGTTCGAGTTCATGACGAACTTTTTTTTGAGTTCAAACtcaactcgttaagaattggccgagtttgagttcatcacgaactttttttcatctcaaactcgacttgttagaaaTTCACAAACATCTCGGTACAACTCGTTAGGCTTATCTTGTgaggttcaactcgcttatttcagacttaaaagtaattttttaaaatatatttttttacacatatatttgacattttaaattaatattttttaaataaaaaatataaaaataaaataaaagttataagattgaaatttataggatgttaattttatttgtataactaGTAAGAAACATGTGCTACCGCACGGCACGGGTCTTATCTGGGATTCACATTACACATCTATCAAACTTCATtagtaaattttgaatttatttttcaattggtTAACATTCACATAGTCATAAATATAGGCTAATAATATGTATTTGCTTTTAAAGTTTTGATTCGTACTTATAATATATTGTACCACTAATTCTCTAACTTAAATTATATTAAACAACAGCAAACCAAAGATTTGAAAGATGGACATTAAAATAAAGATGGTATCTCATATATACGTTCACATCTATCGTAAATTCATATGAGTTAACAAACCAtagttgaatccaaatgagttaattcaaaaattttattaaatctattttatatattagctcattttttcaaaccaaaaatatATGACAGCTCTCCGTCACatttcaaatttataaattttacagATATAAACTGTATGACAATACcctgttaaaatttattttttatattattataaataaacaaaaattattttgtatGCGGTGATAGAACTTTATGTTATgtgtattaattaaataaaatgataattcaTCATTGTAGAAATGTATaaagaataataaatttatatttttcataaaaagtttatGTGTTTttctatcataattgtctcatgttcttttatcgaaaataaatatttataacattttttagtataaataataATGTTTTATCAGTAACCTCCTCTTAAAAAAATactaacattttttataaattaaaatttgaatataatttattatattttaataatagttttaattatagttaatatattactaaagttttaaaaagaaaaatttaaataatttaataacaataacCATGGAAATTTTAAATACTAAAAGTAAAATGACATTTAAAAAGGGAAATGATAAATGTCACAGAGCTAAATTCGTGAAAAAATCACGAAGTGTGTTTAGTAAGGAAAAGTTTccttttattctccttttttttcaTTTGTCAAAACCTCTCGTAATATTAGGTTGTGCTTATGTCATTTCGGATCATCTTTGTATGCTAGTGATGAATTATTTTGATGTTTTATGCTTACTACTAGATTAATTTTGCTACTCAATTTTTCTATTGAAATTAGAATGTGATTTTGGTTTAATGGCCACAATACAGTGTAAGTGGAGAACTTCATTTTTTAAGCGGTAAATCTTGTGTGCTTTATCAAGcattttttgttaattatttttttaacaatgGTCACAAAATCATAAAATTATAGATAATGATTGGAAAAAACAAAGTAATACGCTTGTGATATTCGTGAATATTTTTTATTCGTTATATATAGCATAACTCATCCTATAAATAATCCCACCAACTCATTAATATTACACTACACCTCTTCACATTCTCTTCTATTTTCGAGATTACACACCTCTTCACATTTCCAATTTCTTTCTTAATACTCCACCTCTTCGCAGCCTACTAATAATTATCACTATTGTGCATCGCTTCGTAGACTACCTACTTTTTGGTTCCACCTTTTCTCattctatattttaatttttttttaatatgatttattataaaaatgattataataataataatttcgaTATCAAATTCAAAACCGATATACCGGTATACCGAAAAACGTCTGATATGTTGAGCGTAGCGAAATTGAAATGGAATATCGTCTGCCAAATTCCGATGTGAAAAATTGGTATATCGACGATATAACTGATATTTAACAACACTGACTAAAATTGATTGGTAAGAGATTATGATAGTACCTCATATCCTCCAACTAGATGAATGATGATACAGACATTGGCAGTGTTAATAAGCCAGAAAGGCTCATAAAATGAAAACCCTGTCAACAGATTTCCCGGAGCAGCATTTCCAAAATTCGTATATCCAAAACATCCACAACATAGGTAGAAGGATGTTGTAATTGCCATTGAAATCATTGAGGCCTTTTTCATGGTTAGACTCTCTGATGGAGGAGACACTAAAGTGTATTATTCTTAGcaaaaattcaataatttatttaaaatgtatatatataatcAGCCTTTACTCATCAAATCTGAATATGAAATATTGAAGGTACCTGTATCTCAAGAAGGATAGTTGAGTAAGGATAGGAAAAGCTAATGTCGCCAAGTGCCTGGAAGATGAACCAAACCTTCTCAGTATCATTAGCAGTTTGTGCTCCTGTCACACTTCCCATACTTGTTATGTTTTCTGCAAGTGAAATCAAAACATTATCAATAACAAATATGAGATGGATTATAGTATTAGTAATATTTTTATGATGGAAATTGAGCCTTATGCATGACAGTTGCTATGCCTAGTCCTAGTCTAATGAATGAGTATGAAAATGACATAATAGCAGCCACAATTGAAACCCATGCCATGTCATGGAGATTCGGTATGAATGACATCAGAATCTGAGCAAGTCCGAATAGCACCGTATATAAGTTACCATCATAACTACAAGGAGCATCGCGTCCTTCCTTGTGATAACAATTTGACTTCACAATAGCCCTGTATTATGAATTAGTAGAATAAATATGTGTCATTGGATTGTTGGCAGGTAGGTAACGGTAAAATGAATGTTTTTTTGTAAAGTCAAGTTTATTAAGGGGCATAAGTGATGCCACAAAGAACACCAATTCAAAACAGATTCAGAACACACCCATACATAAAGACATACTGTCATGACAATATCAAACTCATGACAGGAACCCAAACTAGACCCAAAATTCATCCTCCTATAAACTTACAACACATATAACATAAgtcaaaccaccaataattccaCCATAATCACCATCCTTTAACCTCACTACAACTCCGACACATAATACACCAACAGACGACTAACTTTGTAAAGAGGGGTCAAATGAATGTTTATATCACTAGGGAGAGCActcaatatataataaaaattaatgagGGGTTCACCGAAGAAGTATGTTAGGATGCTAATTAGGAACTCTAACAAAAACTAATAAAAGGCTAAGAAATAAGAAACAAATAGgctaattaagaaaataaagattcatttcattCATTTGATACTACATATATAAACTTTTGTTAAGAACTTCTACTCATGCATTGAATTGTTTAGGTATCTCTACCATTGTTGATCATGCATGGGGAAGCTGATGTAATAACAGATCCATCAGCTAGCAAAGCTCTATATGAAAAAGCTAAAGTGAAAGACAAAAAATTGTGTCTCCATAAAGATGCTTTACACACTCTACTTGAAGGTGAACCAGATGAAATTATATTTCATGTgcttg from Vicia villosa cultivar HV-30 ecotype Madison, WI linkage group LG4, Vvil1.0, whole genome shotgun sequence encodes the following:
- the LOC131600206 gene encoding amino acid permease 2-like, translating into MNGNSSLQITRTAFGAYDDDGHTNRTGNVKSVMAHIITVVIVYGVLSLAWSISYLGWIVGPLALLCCATATCISSSMLSDCYRNLDLVTGKRNHSYIDAVRVNLGTKRTYVTGLLQFSVLYGTLVAYVITAAASLRAIVKSNCYHKEGRDAPCSYDGNLYTVLFGLAQILMSFIPNLHDMAWVSIVAAIMSFSYSFIRLGLGIATVMHKAQSMGSVTGAQTANDTEKVWFIFQALGDISFSYPYSTILLEIQDTLVSPPSESLTMKKASMISMAITTSFYLCCGCFGYTNFGNAAPGNLLTGFSFYEPFWLINTANVCIIIHLVGGYEVLS